A region from the Agrococcus sp. SL85 genome encodes:
- a CDS encoding TetR/AcrR family transcriptional regulator, whose translation MPRNDERRRALADAGLRVLAREGARGLTHRAVDAEAGVPVGTASNYMRSRDALVRALVDRIGERLAPDPSVVEALSARAPSRALFADYLRDVVRRLTASPDLALALLELRLEAARRPEVREELGAWRREAFAADVAFNTAAGLPGGARELALFHYAIDGLVLDRLTTSIDAGTPTDDVVDALVAGLLPEG comes from the coding sequence ATGCCCAGGAACGACGAGCGGCGCCGCGCGCTGGCCGATGCGGGGCTGCGGGTGCTCGCTCGCGAGGGCGCGCGAGGGCTGACGCACCGGGCGGTGGATGCGGAGGCCGGCGTGCCGGTGGGCACGGCCTCCAACTACATGCGCAGCCGCGACGCGCTCGTGCGGGCGCTCGTCGACCGCATCGGCGAGCGCCTCGCGCCGGATCCGTCGGTGGTCGAGGCGCTCTCGGCGCGGGCGCCGTCGCGCGCGCTGTTCGCCGACTACCTCCGCGACGTCGTGCGGCGCCTCACGGCCTCCCCCGACCTCGCGCTCGCGCTCCTCGAGCTGCGGCTGGAGGCCGCGCGCAGGCCGGAGGTGCGGGAGGAGCTGGGCGCGTGGCGCCGCGAGGCCTTCGCGGCCGACGTCGCCTTCAACACCGCGGCCGGCCTGCCGGGCGGTGCGCGGGAGCTCGCGCTCTTCCACTACGCGATCGACGGGCTCGTGCTCGACCGGCTCACGACCTCGATCGATGCGGGGACGCCGACCGACGACGTGGTGGATGCGCTGGTGGCAGGGTTGCTGCCGGAGGGGTGA
- a CDS encoding dihydrofolate reductase family protein gives MRTLTYYVATSLDGRIAAPDGDFGMFPVEGDHMPVLLRDFADTIPAHVAGALGVEADRSRFDTVVMGRRTYLPALEAGIASPYPHLRQVVATRHGGDLPDAIETTDDPVAAVRALKQEAGSGIWLAGGGELAGALIDEIDHLILKINPLVMGAGIPLFGGLAHGVRRFARTGVRAFASGVVIAEHARVRD, from the coding sequence ATGCGCACCCTCACCTACTACGTCGCCACGAGCCTCGACGGCCGCATCGCAGCCCCCGACGGCGACTTCGGGATGTTCCCTGTCGAGGGCGACCACATGCCCGTGCTGCTGCGCGACTTCGCCGACACCATCCCCGCGCACGTCGCCGGCGCGCTCGGCGTCGAGGCCGACCGCTCGCGCTTCGACACCGTCGTCATGGGACGCCGCACCTACCTGCCGGCGCTCGAGGCGGGCATCGCGAGCCCCTACCCGCACCTGCGTCAGGTGGTGGCCACCCGGCACGGCGGCGACCTCCCGGATGCGATCGAGACCACCGACGACCCGGTCGCCGCGGTCCGCGCGCTCAAGCAGGAGGCCGGATCCGGCATCTGGCTCGCCGGCGGCGGCGAGCTGGCGGGCGCGCTCATCGACGAGATCGACCACCTGATCCTCAAGATCAACCCGCTCGTCATGGGCGCCGGCATCCCGCTCTTCGGCGGCCTCGCCCATGGCGTGCGGCGCTTCGCGCGCACCGGCGTGCGCGCCTTCGCCTCGGGGGTGGTGATCGCGGAGCACGCGCGTGTGCGCGACTAG
- a CDS encoding tripartite tricarboxylate transporter permease, with amino-acid sequence MDAIALLLQGFEAALTPENLLWALLGVTIGTAVGVLPGIGPALTVALLLPITFRLEPSSALILFAGIYYGGMYGGSTTSILLNTPGESASIVSALEGNKMARAGRAAAALATAALGSFVAGTIATIGITFVAPAMAAFAITLGPPEYVALMAIAFVSVAALLGPNLLKGAASLLIGLTIGLVGIDLQSGQARLTFGSDRLLDGIDVVLVVVGLFAVAETLSHVLSNSGGSTIEPVRGRAVLTRGELRRSWPAWLRGTALGFPIGALPAGGAEIPTFLSYAAEKRLSKHRSEFGHGAIEGVAGPEAANNAAAAGVLVPLLTIGLPTSATAAIILTAFQSYGLQPGPTLFAESGDLVWALIASLYIGNVMLLVLNLPLVKVWAKLLTIPTWAIYAAVTVFAALGAFAAGGSVWDVVILAVLGAFGMLLRLADIPVAPAVVGLILGPLLESQLRRAMTLSEGDPAILVSSPLTVVLWILVAALLVVPTLLGIGRRRRRALRLAAAADERAVASAER; translated from the coding sequence ATGGATGCGATCGCACTGCTGCTCCAGGGCTTCGAGGCCGCACTCACGCCCGAGAACCTCCTCTGGGCCCTGCTCGGCGTCACCATCGGCACCGCCGTCGGCGTGCTGCCCGGCATCGGGCCGGCCCTCACGGTCGCGCTGCTGCTGCCCATCACCTTCCGCCTCGAGCCCTCCTCGGCGCTCATCCTCTTCGCGGGCATCTACTACGGCGGGATGTACGGCGGGTCGACCACATCGATCCTGCTGAACACGCCAGGGGAGTCCGCGTCGATCGTCTCGGCGCTCGAGGGCAACAAGATGGCGCGCGCAGGCCGGGCGGCAGCCGCCCTCGCCACCGCCGCCCTCGGCTCGTTCGTCGCCGGCACCATCGCCACGATCGGCATCACCTTCGTCGCGCCCGCCATGGCCGCGTTCGCGATCACGCTGGGGCCGCCCGAGTACGTGGCGCTCATGGCCATCGCCTTCGTCTCGGTCGCCGCGCTGCTGGGCCCCAACCTCCTGAAGGGCGCCGCGAGCCTGCTGATCGGCCTGACCATCGGCCTCGTCGGCATCGACCTCCAGTCCGGGCAGGCGCGCCTGACCTTCGGCAGCGACCGCCTGCTCGACGGTATCGACGTCGTGCTCGTCGTGGTCGGCCTGTTCGCGGTCGCCGAGACGCTCTCGCACGTGCTCTCGAACAGCGGCGGCTCCACGATCGAGCCGGTGCGCGGCCGCGCCGTGCTCACGCGCGGCGAGCTGCGGAGGTCGTGGCCAGCCTGGCTGCGCGGCACCGCGCTCGGCTTCCCCATCGGCGCGCTGCCCGCGGGCGGGGCGGAGATCCCCACGTTCCTCTCCTACGCGGCCGAGAAGCGGCTCTCGAAGCACCGGTCGGAGTTCGGTCACGGCGCGATCGAGGGCGTCGCAGGGCCGGAGGCCGCGAACAACGCGGCGGCCGCGGGCGTGCTCGTGCCGCTGCTCACGATCGGCCTGCCCACCAGCGCCACCGCCGCGATCATCCTCACCGCCTTCCAGTCGTACGGGCTGCAGCCGGGACCGACGCTGTTCGCCGAGTCTGGCGACCTCGTCTGGGCTCTCATCGCCTCGCTCTACATCGGCAACGTGATGCTGCTCGTGCTCAACCTGCCGCTCGTGAAGGTCTGGGCGAAGCTGCTCACGATCCCCACCTGGGCGATCTACGCAGCCGTGACGGTGTTCGCGGCGCTCGGCGCCTTCGCGGCCGGAGGCTCGGTGTGGGACGTCGTGATCCTCGCGGTGCTCGGCGCCTTCGGCATGCTGCTGCGGCTGGCCGACATCCCGGTGGCCCCCGCGGTCGTCGGCCTCATCCTCGGCCCGCTGCTCGAGTCGCAGCTGCGCCGGGCGATGACGCTCTCGGAGGGCGATCCGGCGATCCTCGTCTCGAGCCCGCTGACCGTCGTGCTCTGGATCCTGGTCGCAGCCCTGCTCGTCGTGCCGACGCTGCTCGGCATCGGCCGCCGACGCCGGCGTGCCCTGCGCCTCGCCGCGGCCGCCGACGAGCGCGCCGTCGCGAGCGCCGAGCGCTGA
- the ykgO gene encoding type B 50S ribosomal protein L36 encodes MKVRASLKSLAKQPGAQVVKRRGRIYVINKRNPRMKGRQG; translated from the coding sequence GTGAAGGTCAGGGCATCGCTGAAGTCGCTCGCGAAGCAGCCGGGCGCGCAGGTCGTCAAGCGCCGCGGGCGCATCTACGTCATCAACAAGCGCAACCCGCGCATGAAGGGTCGCCAGGGCTGA
- a CDS encoding GntR family transcriptional regulator, translating into MATSVYERIREAILTGRFPAGQLLGEVALAGEFGTSRTPVREALHRLEIERLVERAARGVRVRASSPEEILDIYEVRITLEGAAARGAAQRATELDLVRLRAAQEAMRRVGEEPQERARANRAFHEALWQASHSPTLDDLLRRLHAHLIRYPTTTLTHGSRWEQVLEQHDALLAAIDAHDAEAARRIAEEHMTDARDVRLRMYAEGDQG; encoded by the coding sequence ATGGCGACGAGCGTGTACGAGCGCATCCGCGAGGCGATCCTCACCGGCCGCTTCCCCGCCGGCCAGCTGCTGGGCGAGGTGGCGCTCGCCGGTGAGTTCGGCACCTCCCGCACGCCCGTGCGCGAGGCGCTCCACCGGCTCGAGATCGAGCGACTCGTCGAGCGGGCCGCGCGGGGCGTGCGCGTGCGCGCGTCCTCGCCCGAGGAGATCCTCGACATCTACGAGGTGCGGATCACGCTCGAGGGCGCCGCGGCACGCGGTGCTGCGCAGCGGGCGACCGAGCTCGACCTCGTGCGGCTCCGTGCCGCGCAGGAGGCGATGCGCAGGGTCGGCGAGGAGCCGCAGGAGCGTGCGCGGGCGAACCGCGCCTTCCACGAGGCGCTCTGGCAGGCGAGCCACTCGCCGACGCTCGACGACCTCCTGCGGCGGCTCCACGCGCACCTGATCCGCTATCCGACGACCACCCTCACGCACGGCTCCCGCTGGGAGCAGGTGCTCGAGCAGCACGACGCCCTGCTCGCGGCGATCGACGCTCACGACGCGGAGGCCGCGCGGCGCATCGCGGAGGAGCACATGACCGATGCGCGCGATGTGCGCCTCCGGATGTACGCGGAGGGCGACCAGGGGTAG
- a CDS encoding tripartite tricarboxylate transporter TctB family protein, translated as MPPPPEAVGAGAYPAVLSGATSALVGVIMAVAAVLVLVDAAQLPATSDPLGPAAFPVAIGVLLGIAGLGLAIGYHRYALVLLRVRRSGLRRRGRGVRALAVVAALLVFAAILPLAGFFLSAVLLYVGVALLLGAPRGWHLPIAGVLVAGAIVLLFDRLIGLTLPAGPWGF; from the coding sequence GTGCCGCCGCCGCCCGAGGCGGTGGGCGCCGGCGCCTACCCCGCGGTGCTCTCCGGCGCCACGAGCGCGCTGGTCGGCGTCATCATGGCCGTCGCCGCGGTGCTCGTGCTCGTCGACGCCGCGCAGCTGCCCGCCACCTCCGACCCCCTCGGCCCCGCCGCGTTCCCGGTCGCGATCGGCGTGCTGCTGGGCATCGCGGGCCTCGGGCTCGCGATCGGCTACCACCGCTACGCCCTCGTGCTGCTGCGCGTGCGGCGCTCGGGCCTCCGTCGTCGCGGCCGCGGGGTCCGCGCGCTCGCGGTCGTCGCAGCGCTGCTCGTCTTCGCGGCGATCCTGCCGCTCGCGGGGTTCTTCCTCTCCGCGGTGCTGCTGTACGTCGGCGTCGCGCTGCTGCTCGGCGCCCCGCGCGGCTGGCACCTGCCGATCGCGGGCGTGCTCGTCGCGGGCGCGATCGTGCTCCTGTTCGACCGACTGATCGGGCTGACGCTGCCCGCCGGGCCCTGGGGGTTCTGA
- a CDS encoding GNAT family N-acetyltransferase, whose translation MSLVATEVAFGATRARPPHLADGYAAEALAAPEGWTLVAEGDDGAVLGWASISPAATSAWAAPATSLAPAAYLGIATVTASRRSGGVGRALVERLHEHARGEGVAATLLDASACNPWSVPFWHRQGHRPLWTTWQRRVRPGGAA comes from the coding sequence GTGAGCCTCGTGGCCACGGAGGTCGCGTTCGGCGCCACGCGCGCGCGCCCGCCGCATCTGGCCGACGGCTATGCCGCCGAGGCGCTCGCCGCTCCGGAGGGCTGGACGCTCGTGGCCGAGGGCGACGACGGTGCGGTGCTCGGCTGGGCGTCGATCTCGCCCGCGGCGACCTCGGCCTGGGCAGCGCCCGCCACATCGCTCGCGCCCGCGGCCTACCTCGGGATCGCGACCGTCACGGCCTCCCGCCGCTCCGGCGGCGTCGGCCGCGCGCTCGTGGAGCGGCTGCACGAGCACGCGCGCGGCGAGGGCGTGGCGGCGACGCTGCTCGACGCCTCCGCGTGCAACCCGTGGTCGGTGCCGTTCTGGCATCGGCAGGGGCACCGGCCGCTGTGGACCACGTGGCAGCGGCGGGTGCGGCCGGGCGGCGCGGCCTAG
- a CDS encoding GTP-binding protein — protein MDSVVMVQGMHDELRALHAARLSAASRTTLVTSSGVRAEPERDIARALEADRSLVIDVPSAVDPRHVVALAADAQHELGAIETVVDARMLLRLLGLDGRRACDCWRAQRLVEQLEQSTMVTIMRWHPLATADLSIVMTLVSHLAPRTRLRLDRGVVEAPAMGAIEREHDRAGWTAVLNDDHDPHMTDPRVAALRFDDLRPFHPERLRAALETLGAGRHGALVRSAGFMCLASRPGRMALWDQAGGAIDLHPLPEPEPGALPVALGQELALIGVDLDRAAVASLLDVATLHDDELAAGPEAWTRLADPFPEWHAHAH, from the coding sequence ATGGACTCGGTGGTCATGGTGCAGGGCATGCACGACGAGCTGCGGGCGCTGCACGCGGCGCGGCTCTCGGCCGCGAGCCGCACGACGCTCGTCACCTCCTCCGGCGTGCGCGCGGAGCCCGAGCGCGACATCGCCCGCGCGCTCGAGGCCGATCGCTCCCTCGTCATCGACGTGCCGAGCGCCGTCGACCCGCGCCACGTCGTGGCCCTCGCCGCCGACGCGCAGCACGAGCTCGGCGCCATCGAGACGGTGGTCGACGCGCGCATGCTGCTGCGGCTGCTCGGGCTCGACGGGCGGCGGGCGTGCGACTGCTGGCGCGCGCAGCGGCTCGTGGAGCAGCTCGAGCAGTCGACGATGGTGACGATCATGCGCTGGCACCCGCTCGCCACGGCCGACCTCAGCATCGTCATGACCCTCGTGAGCCACCTCGCGCCCCGCACGCGCCTGCGGCTCGACCGCGGCGTCGTCGAGGCGCCCGCGATGGGCGCGATCGAGCGCGAGCACGACCGCGCCGGCTGGACCGCCGTGCTCAACGACGACCACGACCCGCACATGACCGACCCCAGGGTCGCGGCGCTGCGCTTCGACGACCTCCGCCCGTTCCACCCCGAGCGGCTGCGCGCGGCGCTCGAGACGCTCGGCGCGGGGCGCCACGGCGCGCTCGTGCGCTCGGCAGGCTTCATGTGCCTGGCCTCGCGGCCAGGGCGCATGGCGCTGTGGGACCAGGCGGGCGGCGCGATCGATCTGCACCCGCTGCCCGAGCCCGAGCCCGGAGCGCTGCCCGTGGCGCTCGGGCAGGAGCTCGCGCTCATCGGCGTCGACCTCGACCGCGCCGCCGTCGCGTCGCTGCTCGACGTCGCCACGCTCCACGACGACGAGCTCGCCGCGGGGCCCGAGGCGTGGACCCGGCTCGCCGATCCGTTCCCCGAGTGGCACGCGCATGCGCACTGA
- a CDS encoding NYN domain-containing protein: MARTTYLLVDGENIDATLGVSVLGRRPLPEERPRWNTVLSFAEQTWRQPVQGLFFLAVNAELPLSFVQALIAIGYRPIPLQGEGKVVDIAIQRTAEALVAREADVMLVSHDGDFVPQLARLAEGERRVGVLGFSEFVAGGLRNVDGVELFDLEYDVAAFKTHLPRVRIIPIDEFDPLEFL, from the coding sequence ATGGCCCGCACCACCTACCTGCTCGTCGACGGCGAGAACATCGACGCGACGCTCGGCGTCTCGGTGCTGGGACGACGCCCGCTGCCCGAGGAGCGACCCCGCTGGAACACGGTGCTCTCGTTCGCCGAGCAGACGTGGCGCCAGCCGGTGCAGGGCCTCTTCTTCCTCGCCGTGAACGCCGAGCTGCCGCTCTCGTTCGTGCAGGCGCTCATCGCGATCGGCTACCGCCCGATCCCGCTGCAGGGCGAGGGCAAGGTCGTCGACATCGCCATCCAGCGCACGGCGGAGGCGCTCGTGGCCCGCGAGGCCGACGTCATGCTCGTGAGCCACGACGGCGACTTCGTGCCGCAGCTCGCGCGCCTCGCCGAGGGCGAGCGGCGCGTAGGCGTGCTCGGCTTCTCGGAGTTCGTGGCCGGAGGCCTGCGGAACGTCGACGGCGTCGAGCTCTTCGACCTCGAGTACGACGTGGCGGCGTTCAAGACGCACCTGCCGCGCGTGCGGATCATCCCGATCGACGAGTTCGACCCGCTCGAGTTCCTCTAG
- the tcuA gene encoding FAD-dependent tricarballylate dehydrogenase TcuA: MTARPPQDADVIVVGGGNAGFSAAHAAAERGRRVLLLERGTAEMAGGNSFYTAGATRIPHDGLGSLLDIVVPDDRHDRTEVPPYSSAEYLADLEKVTEGRTDRAMAEVLVAEAGDAVRWLAQLGLRYRLMYERQAYERADGTFLFWGGLHVGNVDGGVGLMADHTAVAARLGVEVRYGIRARDLLVEDGRVIGVRATDETTGEALELRAESVVLAAGGFESSPALREEHLGRGWAHAKVRGTPYNVGDMLEAALAIGAAKGGDWSTCHSVQWDAGAEHNESNRELTNRLTRQSYPLGILVNREGERFLDEGADFRNYTYAKYGREILAQPGSIAWQVFDAALRPMLRTEEYDMPGIGVHEAATLDELAERMGVDAAALGATVEAFNASIDRSVPLDPTVKDGRRADVEPPKSHWASPIETGPFFAYPVTCGITFTFGGLRGDLDGRVLDEAGAAIPGLFACGEMLGGLFSGNYPGGSGLAAGMVFGRRAGAAA, encoded by the coding sequence ATGACCGCACGACCCCCGCAGGATGCGGACGTCATCGTCGTCGGCGGCGGCAACGCCGGATTCTCCGCCGCGCACGCGGCCGCCGAGCGCGGCCGCCGCGTCCTGCTGCTCGAGCGCGGCACCGCCGAGATGGCGGGCGGCAACTCCTTCTACACCGCGGGCGCCACGCGCATCCCGCACGACGGCCTCGGCTCGCTGCTCGACATCGTCGTGCCCGACGACCGGCACGACCGCACCGAGGTGCCCCCGTACTCCTCGGCCGAGTACCTCGCCGACCTCGAGAAGGTCACGGAGGGCCGCACCGACCGGGCGATGGCAGAGGTGCTCGTGGCCGAGGCGGGCGATGCCGTGCGCTGGCTCGCGCAGCTGGGGCTGCGCTACCGCCTGATGTACGAGCGCCAGGCGTACGAGCGCGCCGACGGCACGTTCCTGTTCTGGGGCGGCCTGCACGTGGGCAACGTCGACGGCGGCGTCGGGCTCATGGCCGACCACACCGCGGTCGCCGCGCGGCTCGGCGTCGAGGTCCGCTACGGCATCCGCGCCCGGGACCTGCTGGTCGAGGACGGCCGCGTGATCGGCGTGCGCGCCACCGACGAGACGACCGGCGAGGCGCTCGAGCTGCGCGCCGAGAGCGTCGTGCTCGCCGCCGGCGGCTTCGAGTCGAGCCCGGCGCTGCGCGAGGAGCACCTGGGCCGCGGCTGGGCGCACGCGAAGGTGCGCGGCACGCCCTACAACGTCGGCGACATGCTGGAGGCGGCGCTCGCGATCGGCGCCGCGAAGGGCGGCGACTGGTCCACCTGCCACTCGGTGCAGTGGGATGCGGGGGCCGAGCACAACGAGTCGAACCGCGAGCTCACCAACCGCCTCACCCGCCAGAGCTACCCGCTCGGCATCCTCGTGAACCGCGAGGGCGAGCGGTTCCTCGATGAGGGCGCCGACTTCCGCAACTACACCTACGCGAAGTACGGCCGCGAGATCCTCGCGCAGCCGGGCTCGATCGCCTGGCAGGTCTTCGACGCCGCCCTGCGACCGATGCTGCGCACCGAGGAGTACGACATGCCGGGCATCGGCGTGCACGAGGCGGCGACGCTCGACGAGCTGGCCGAGCGGATGGGCGTCGACGCGGCGGCGCTCGGCGCGACCGTCGAGGCCTTCAACGCCTCGATCGACCGCTCCGTGCCGCTCGACCCCACGGTGAAGGACGGCCGCCGCGCCGACGTCGAGCCGCCCAAGTCGCACTGGGCCTCGCCCATCGAGACCGGGCCCTTCTTCGCCTACCCCGTCACCTGCGGCATCACGTTCACCTTCGGCGGCCTCCGCGGCGACCTCGACGGGCGCGTGCTCGACGAGGCGGGCGCGGCGATCCCGGGGCTCTTCGCCTGCGGCGAGATGCTCGGCGGCCTCTTCTCGGGCAACTACCCGGGCGGCTCCGGGCTCGCGGCGGGGATGGTGTTCGGGCGCAGGGCGGGCGCGGCCGCCTGA